The Hordeum vulgare subsp. vulgare chromosome 4H, MorexV3_pseudomolecules_assembly, whole genome shotgun sequence genomic interval AGACGTCTTCCACGGATGTGTAACCTGTCAGCCAAACCTGCAGCAACCTGTGCCAATCTCTTCGCATCTGCCTGAAATTCCGACTTGTCACCTCCTTTCAGTGGGCCTCCCCCGATACAACATGAAAGAACAAGCAGTTAAGATAACCTTCAAAGGAGAGTAAATGATATGCTTCTCAAAGGTGACTTTGTTACGGGTACACCTAAACACCCGAGCAAACGGCCGCGATAACCatcatgaaaaaaaatcattgtcATTGGAAAATAACTTGTATAACCAAGCCCAACATTGTCACAAGTACCGGGGGACAACAAGATGCCCCCATAGTTAAACCCAGGACCCCGAGACTGTTCGAGCGAGGGGACAACCAAAGAAAAGAGAAGATTAGCAGTTTCTACATCCGAACAAAACGAACAAGTAGGACTCCCAGTTTCTCTGGCGCGTAGGGATGGCATTTCGAAGGAGTTGACATAAGAAGATTTTAATCCTCGGTCAATCGAGTTGGATCGCAAGTTGCACCGCACGTGTCGTCGAGTTTAAGTTCCGATTTGAACTCGTTTATAATGACGAGCGGGGTTCGTTGTCCAAGCAAGTTAAACCGAGGCAGGTCGACTCGGCTCCAATTCCAAGTCCACCCATCCGACTCCATCGTCGTGCCCACGGAGTACACGGACGTAGCGTACCCATGTGTCATGTAACCCCCGTTTCTTAGTCGTTTTCACCACAGAATGAATCGTCGTGGACGGTGCGGCGCAACGCAACGACCCGCCCACAGCGCGGGTTGGGGCACCGCCGTGGCTCCGTGTGGCGTACATAGCCATGCTGTCTAGCAGTGCCTTTGGAAAGCTCGGCGTCTCCGTGTTTCTTCTGCCATCGTCTCGGGCCGCGATCCCGCGGGGCCACCCACCCCCAACCCAACCAAAAGGGCCGTCGCCACTTCCTCTCTTCTTCACTCCCAGTCAGTCCAGTGCGGTCGTAAAAAGCTGCCTCTGCGCTGACGGTGCGGAGGGAGCAGCAGCAGGGCAGGACCATGGCCGGAAAGGCGAACAGCAAGAGGACACGGCGCAAACGCCGCCCGCGCGTGAGGCTGCGGCCTGCGGGCGATGATGGCCGGGTGATCTTTGATttttcaatcaaacaaacaaacgcgacagcccttccttccttccttgttGTCGCATCGTCGTCCCGCGCAGCGCGTCGCGTGCGTGCTTCAGTCGCGCGGCAAAGCATCATCGTGATGGAAAAACGTGATCACTTGTCTCACGCCGGCGTGTACATCGTGGCGCCATACTCCTAGTCGAGAGctacgtgcgtgcgtgcgtgcgtacaAACGAGGGTGCTACTCTACAAACTACTCCCTCTCTCTCAAAATAAccatctcaactttatactagctctaatataaatttgtactaaagttaagacactcattttgggacggagggggtACAATTCAGCAGGGTGAGCGCGAGGTAAGGTGTCTTCTTCGGGGGAAAGGGAAGGCGTACGTACACCGGTACACGAATCCAATCAGCCAAATACGGCATTTCCCTCCTCCTACAAATCAGCTGGTGAGCGCGTCCGTACGCACATTGCAAATAGGCATCACATCAATAGTACTGCtcttttgtactccctccgtcccaaaataactgtcttaactttatactagctctagtataaaattgtactaagcttaagacacttattttgggacggagggagtacagcaCATCTGAGAAATGAGAATGAGAGCACTACAATTCCGTTTCCTTCAGGCGGGGAGAGCAGTATGTCAGTACAAAATTTAACCACGTCTTTACATGCGTTTACAGGGATAGGTACAGcgtgttgcaaaaaaaaaaaagaagaccTCCAGCCTCTGCATGTGAGCAAGCATGcatccattttattaattatttataaagaccttacaaagtaatacatcatTAAGATTGAAGCCATCTTCCAAACAACATATGTCGCTACTTCTATACAGTTGATGAAGGGATGCTGATAGTCTGGGTCTAATACCAAACGGACCTCGCAACCAAACCTAACATCTAAGACCTGATGCCCCAACAAAGCCACCTGTCGGGTATGGGGCACTCACCGGTCCGGCGCAAACTCAGAGGTCGCCACCGCCAACTGCCATCAATCCATCTTCAGGATTGTACTGACGCATCGACCTTGCCCGGTCTAGTTGCCGTCGACGCCATCACGGCGCCAGACAGCGTCGCTCTCCTGCGCGAGTCCATCCTCGCACATCAGACGCCTAATCAACAGGGCGCCACGCCATCGAGATCCGTCGCCTTCAATGTGCaggatgaagcaccgctccaccgAAGAAAACATCCACCGGTCCCCTGAATCCGTgtacacctccaagaatgacgcCCCAAGGAAGAGACGACACAAGCGCGCCGTCGTCTTCTGATCTATCGATCTAGGGTTTTCCCCGGAGGTAGCAGATAGTGTTCTAGAACTTCTCCTCGGCGATGCCTTCAAGAAAGGAAACGACGCCGTAGAGCGTCGCCATCGCCGGCCTTGGCATCTAGCCAAGAGCAGGTTTTCATTCAGATCTGTTCGAAGAACTCCATCCAGCTTCTTGTGCACGGGTCGCCGCCTTCTCTGCTGGAGACTAGATCAAAGGATCCAGCCTCCGCCGCCTGAACGGTCGAAGCACCATCACGGTGCCAAAGCAGTCCGACACTGACTGGACTGCGAGTGGGAAGACATAGACTGCAAAGGTAACACCTTCAAGAAGGTAACAACGCGTAGGCGCCGTCGTCACCCGGCACGGCCGAAGTCGGATCACGAATTTCACCGGAATGGATCACGGTTAAATGTTAGAGTGGATTAGCCCCATGATTTACATGCCAACATCAGTGTGATGTTCATAAAAatcattttaattttatttttttgaattgtaCTCTCCCATCGCATTTTGTGATGCTGCCACGGCGAGCTTTCTCTTTCATGGAGCTGCCACTGCCACCTTTGGATTCACCTCGGAGCGATCCTGCTCCTCCGGGCGCCGTTAATCCAACAACCAACCCCTCCCCTCGCTgtctcccccctccctctcctatccgctacgatacaaaagctcaagaacCCACGCACGCgcgcacccccacccaccccaccccaccacgcctcgctcgctcgctcgctctgccccctccctccctccccacgCAGCGCCGGTGGGGCACGGCCTCCGGCGACCGGACGCCACCGCCGCACCGCTCCACACTGCCGAACCGGTACGCACGCCCGGCCCTCGCCCTCCGCGCCTCTCCGCTCGCCTCGCTGGCTCCTCCTCCCTCGCGCGCTTGATCCGGCCGGCACCTCCGCGGGCTCGCCCCTCGCCGTCGCGGAATTGCGGCGGAATTGGCGCCAAGGAGGGTGGGACGGGATCTCGCCGTCCCGCCGCCCCCCCCTTTTCGTTTCGTCCTCCTTTTTTCCTGCCTTTTCCGCGCTGTTGCTCCTACTATTCCCGGCCACGAGCAGCAGGGCACACCCGCAGGCCGCACGGCCTCCTCGGCGTTCGAATTatcttcccctctccctctcggcTTTAGCTCCGGCGCCAGCTTTTAATCCGCACGAAATCTCCATTTCCGCGGCCTCTGTTTGCTCGCCTGCTTTTCaatgtttttttcttctcctttctttgcCTGCCGCGGTATCTCGTAGTACAATTTCCTGACTTTTTTTTTTTTCACTTctgctgctcttcttcttcttcttcttctccaggcGCTGGCCGTAGTCTGTCCGGAGACGATTTTCGCTGCAGCTACCTgttgccgccgctgctgctggtgctggtggcggtgggttGGGGGAATAAAGAAATGATCAACCTGTTCGACTTGAGCGCTGGAGCCAGCGCCAGGGTCGCCACCAGAGATGGTAACGACAGGCAACGACCCACCCAGCTGACCATGATTTTTCCGGATACGTGATTTGATTAACTCTGCGATGATTTTTCGCGGGGAAGAGAAAACCTCTTGTATGATTGTTCTTCGGTTAGTGGAAGGTGTGTGAACTGGGTGTCCTAATTAtggatctcctcctccttcctggcAGGTTCTCCGGTCAGAGGAACGCAGTCGGACCGCAAGGAGTACGCTGATCTCAAGACGGTAAGCACATATTTTGACGTTGGCAACCGTGTGTTCATGTTGAGTGTCAACTGTCAAATCTCAACTTTTTACAGTCTGCTTATCACTGGATGATCCGTGTGGCGCAGGTGACTGGCAGCATGGGGAGGAGCTCGTCCGACAGATCCGCCGGCGGTACGCCCATGAAGACGCTGATAGCGCAGGAGATGGCAAAGGAGGGGGACACAAATCAGAAGAACACTAACGTCATAGCAAGGCTGATGGGTCTTGACCAAGGTGTGGCCTTTCCCAAGCCTGTCCAACCTTCCAGCAGGAGGAGATCTCCAGAGGGACATTTATCAAGCACGATGGCAAGGGTCAACAACCAAATGTCATTCGACAAGCATGCAGGCTCTGTTGAAAATGTGGAATATAAGGATGTCTACGAGGTGGGATACCAGCCACAAAGGTGCGAGCACTTGAGCAATGATTCTTCACAGAGAGGGAGGCCACATGAAGATCATGACCAGAAAAGAATGGATCTCGTTCGGCAGAAGTTTGTCGAAGCAAAGCAGCTGGCATCACATGAGAATCTTCTCCAATCGAaagaattccatgatgctctggaGACTTTGAATTCAAACAGGGACTTGTTTCTCAAGTTTCTCGAGGAACCCAACTCGCTCTTTGCAAAGCAATCTGGTGAATTCCATTCTGCGCCAACATCACCACAGAGGAAGCAAATAACCGTGTTGAAGCCTGCCAAATCGGTGGAGCTGAAGAGCGAGAATGCACTTAAAAGGCAGCAAAACCATGCAGTTCATGGGAGTAGAACAGAGAAAAGCAATCTTCATAGGAAGCCCAATGCTGGTCATGCCAAAGCAGAAAGGTGTCCACAGCACACCCGGATAGTGGTCTTAAAACCTACCTCCGCAATCACCTCAGCAGAGCAGTTTCAACAAAATGGTCATGGTAACTCTGATGATTCTGATACTCCTGTTGTATCAAGGCATGTAAGTGATGAGATACACTGGTCAGCACACGGCATGTGTCACCAGCATGATGAGACGCAGGGTAGCATACAGTCAAATATGGTCGGGCGAGATAGATCATATTATGATCGCGCTGAAGAAGGACGCAGTAGCTTCAGTGGCTCGGAGCTTGGAAGTCCAACATCCTGCCATTCATGGGATTACATCTACCGGTTTAgcaatccttattttggctcatcCTTAAGCCATGCTTCTTGTTCTCCTGAGGCGCATGTAGCTAGGGAGGGTAAGAAGCATGCTTCTGATAGGTGGCCAAGGGCATCTTCCAATGAGATTATCCGAGAAAAGGTGCCGATGCGAAGGAGCTTGAGCACGCTTGGTGAAATGCTTGCCATGTCTGATATGAAGAAAGAAGATGTTGTTGATCAGGTGGTCCCTAATGCCAGCAGCCAGTTGTGTGGCAACGAACCAAGAGTCGCTGTGCCATCTAATTGTTCTGTTGATGGTGCAGAAGGGGAAAACTCCAATAAGAAAATTTCAAGGTCAAAATCTGTTCCAGTCTCTTCATCAGCCTTTGACAGCCTGCGTTTAGATGCTAGATCTTCAGATTCTCAACATAGAGAAGCCACAACCCCGAAGGAGGCGGCCAAGCCTAGGAATGGGAAGTCATCTCTCAAGGGAAAGATTTCAAGCTTCTTCTCAATGCGTAGGAAAGCCGGAAAAGAGAAGCCTATCACATCTCCCTCGGGTAGCCTGAATGGCAGAGTTCCTGTGGACAGTGATGTAGTAGTTGGTGTATCACGGTCAGCCTGTACTGGCCTACAAGACGATGTTGCTTCAGAGAATTTAGAAGATAAGTATCAGTATGCAACAATAGTACTTCCGGTCAAGGAATCAGAGGCACTTTCTTCTTCTAAGGTACAACACTTACTTTTCTACATTTTTGTTTACCTAGATGTAAATGCAGCTTTTTTAACACATAAAAGTGGTAGATTTGTTTAACTTGGACGGATAATTTTGCAGGCTCTAATTTCTCTTGAGAAAGCACACTCATTTGAGATTCAGAATTCACACTTTGATGAGCCCAGTCCTACATCAGTTCTCGATGCGTTGTTTGAGGATAGGAATGAAAAGTCTGCCAGTTCATCAGAAAGTGCAATTACCGCTAAACAAGGTAACACATTGCTATGTATGTCTCTCGTGTAATAATTTTCTGGCAATCTGGCATGTTAACTGTTCTGCTTCATGACTAACCATTATAGACATAAAAGGCTATAGTGGTAGGGTAGTAAGTACCAATAAAGTGTACTTAATCTTTGTGGGCAGGCCATAAAAGATAATAAGTATAATTAACTTTTGTGCTTCATAATTAACCATTATTGGCACCAGTCTAGGCTTTTATTGTGGACACAAAATTAGGATATAGCAGTAAGTAGCCATGATGTGTACTTAATAATCTTTTTCGGCTAGGTCACAGTAGATACTAATAATAGCCCCTTCTCTGAATCTCAACATTTATCTTGCTTGCAGAACCTTTATCAAGATGTCTTCCGATCGGATCGGTCGCGCGGACGTTATCATGGGACGATTCCTCCTCCGAAGAGGCCGCGCCGTGCTCTAGCAAAGAAGAAGACTCCCACGAGCAAGAGCAGTACGAATTCGTCGAGAAGATCCTATCTTCCGCGGGCCTTTGCAGCGTGACAACCAGCGACGTGTTCGCCCGGTGGCATTCGCTCGATAGCCCTCTGGCGCCGAACGTGC includes:
- the LOC123449683 gene encoding uncharacterized protein LOC123449683 isoform X1, which encodes MINLFDLSAGASARVATRDGSPVRGTQSDRKEYADLKTVTGSMGRSSSDRSAGGTPMKTLIAQEMAKEGDTNQKNTNVIARLMGLDQGVAFPKPVQPSSRRRSPEGHLSSTMARVNNQMSFDKHAGSVENVEYKDVYEVGYQPQRCEHLSNDSSQRGRPHEDHDQKRMDLVRQKFVEAKQLASHENLLQSKEFHDALETLNSNRDLFLKFLEEPNSLFAKQSGEFHSAPTSPQRKQITVLKPAKSVELKSENALKRQQNHAVHGSRTEKSNLHRKPNAGHAKAERCPQHTRIVVLKPTSAITSAEQFQQNGHGNSDDSDTPVVSRHVSDEIHWSAHGMCHQHDETQGSIQSNMVGRDRSYYDRAEEGRSSFSGSELGSPTSCHSWDYIYRFSNPYFGSSLSHASCSPEAHVAREGKKHASDRWPRASSNEIIREKVPMRRSLSTLGEMLAMSDMKKEDVVDQVVPNASSQLCGNEPRVAVPSNCSVDGAEGENSNKKISRSKSVPVSSSAFDSLRLDARSSDSQHREATTPKEAAKPRNGKSSLKGKISSFFSMRRKAGKEKPITSPSGSLNGRVPVDSDVVVGVSRSACTGLQDDVASENLEDKYQYATIVLPVKESEALSSSKALISLEKAHSFEIQNSHFDEPSPTSVLDALFEDRNEKSASSSESAITAKQEPLSRCLPIGSVARTLSWDDSSSEEAAPCSSKEEDSHEQEQYEFVEKILSSAGLCSVTTSDVFARWHSLDSPLAPNVPDQFLERKVEDAKRRERRSGQRLLIDSVNAALLDIGQSTLWSAYPCAGPVANVSRRDEPVADAAWRLVKGWLSDDEASNNGLPGNVGVAADRVVGEEIEGRGWSEMLRLEVDDMTKQICGDVLGEVVEEALSEFPRVPLMDAP
- the LOC123449683 gene encoding uncharacterized protein LOC123449683 isoform X2, yielding MVTTGSPVRGTQSDRKEYADLKTVTGSMGRSSSDRSAGGTPMKTLIAQEMAKEGDTNQKNTNVIARLMGLDQGVAFPKPVQPSSRRRSPEGHLSSTMARVNNQMSFDKHAGSVENVEYKDVYEVGYQPQRCEHLSNDSSQRGRPHEDHDQKRMDLVRQKFVEAKQLASHENLLQSKEFHDALETLNSNRDLFLKFLEEPNSLFAKQSGEFHSAPTSPQRKQITVLKPAKSVELKSENALKRQQNHAVHGSRTEKSNLHRKPNAGHAKAERCPQHTRIVVLKPTSAITSAEQFQQNGHGNSDDSDTPVVSRHVSDEIHWSAHGMCHQHDETQGSIQSNMVGRDRSYYDRAEEGRSSFSGSELGSPTSCHSWDYIYRFSNPYFGSSLSHASCSPEAHVAREGKKHASDRWPRASSNEIIREKVPMRRSLSTLGEMLAMSDMKKEDVVDQVVPNASSQLCGNEPRVAVPSNCSVDGAEGENSNKKISRSKSVPVSSSAFDSLRLDARSSDSQHREATTPKEAAKPRNGKSSLKGKISSFFSMRRKAGKEKPITSPSGSLNGRVPVDSDVVVGVSRSACTGLQDDVASENLEDKYQYATIVLPVKESEALSSSKALISLEKAHSFEIQNSHFDEPSPTSVLDALFEDRNEKSASSSESAITAKQEPLSRCLPIGSVARTLSWDDSSSEEAAPCSSKEEDSHEQEQYEFVEKILSSAGLCSVTTSDVFARWHSLDSPLAPNVPDQFLERKVEDAKRRERRSGQRLLIDSVNAALLDIGQSTLWSAYPCAGPVANVSRRDEPVADAAWRLVKGWLSDDEASNNGLPGNVGVAADRVVGEEIEGRGWSEMLRLEVDDMTKQICGDVLGEVVEEALSEFPRVPLMDAP